In Nymphaea colorata isolate Beijing-Zhang1983 chromosome 13, ASM883128v2, whole genome shotgun sequence, one DNA window encodes the following:
- the LOC116267062 gene encoding uncharacterized protein LOC116267062 isoform X2, producing the protein MQKIFEALAPESVCSDARNLIEYCCFRYLSRDNSEVHPSLKEPAFQRLIFITMLAWEHPYEKENDISGVPKHNSLQGKLVGEEAFIRIAPGVPGVADRSTAHHLYKNLAGDSQGISLNLWTSFLSELLRVHQGRDSYQSRENASLLLSGESVLCVGSSKKKPVLKWDKNIGWPGKLILTDCALYFEKFGLIGERRILRLDLACDNVKLQKTKVGPMGSAIFDSAVSVSGKSETWVLEFVDLGGEMRRDVWHAFMSEVVSVHKFIREHGPADDDPSLHHVYGSHKGKMKAIKSAANSIARLQSLQFIRRLSDDPAKLMQFLYLESTPGGNIVLQALAVNIWGGPLTAKFVVANHQPTIGMRHYEDEENTGLPLFDIDGSVYLRKWMKSSSWSSASSISFWKNASVREGIVLGKNLVVGGKTLVERASSNCRERSQIIEKTQATIDAAVLEGIPSNIDLLKEILLPVIIIGQSFDKLRRWEKPSQTILFLAFAYILIFRNLLTYVFPSILMFMATAMLVLKGLKQQGRLGRYFGKITIQEQPPSSTIEKFIAIKEALNDVERYFQKLNVILLKVRAIFLASQPQVTTEVALILLFSATVLYTVPFRYIFACLLLDTFTRELEFRKEMVKKFRRLLKERWETIPVTPVIVLPYESDQSKNAESTIRLNETRQVTSSDEKNIEPR; encoded by the exons atgcagaaaatatTTGAGGCACTTGCTCCTGAATCAGTTTGTAGTGATGCTCGTAACCTAATTGAATATTGCTGCTTTAGATACTTGTCAAGGGACAACTCTGAAGTTCATCCTTCTTTGAAG GAACCTGCATTTCAGAGGCTTATCTTCATAACTATGCTTGCATGGGAGCATCCgtatgagaaagaaaatgatatttctggTGTTCCAAAGCACAATTCTCTTCAG GGGAAACTTGTTGGAGAAGAAGCCTTTATTCGCATAGCTCCTGGTGTTCCTGGGGTAGCAGATAGATCAACTGCTCATCATCTTTACAAGAATCTTGCTGGAGATAGCCAGGGCATATCTTTGAATTTGTGGACATCATTCCTGTCGGAACTGCTAAG GGTTCACCAGGGAAGGGACTCATACCAAAGTAGAGAGAATGCTAGTCTCCTGCTTTCAGGTGAATCTGTTTTATGTGTTGGATCTAGCAAAAAGAAGCCTGTATTAAAGTGGGACAAAAACATTGGCTGGCCAGGAAAATTAATTTTGACTGACTGTGCTTTGTATTTTGAG AAATTTGGCTTGATTGGTGAAAGGAGGATTTTGAGGTTGGACCTTGCATGCGATAATGTAAAACTGCAAAAGACAAAAGTAGGACCAATGGGATCTGCAATATTTGACTCTGCAGTCTCTGTTTCAGGAAA ATCTGAAACTTGGGTACTGGAATTTGTGGATCTTGGTGGTGAAATGAGGCGAGATGTCTGGCATGCTTTTATGAGTGAGGTGGTTTCTGTCCACAAATTCATTCGTGAACATGGTCCAGCTGATGATGATCCGTCCTTGCACCATGTATATGGGTCtcataaaggaaaaatgaaggcaATCAAAAGTGCTGCCAATAGTATTGCTAGGCTACAGTCTCTTCAATTTATTCGTAGGTTATCTGATGATCCTGCCAAACTCATGCAGTTCTTATATTTAGAGAGTACTCCTGGTGGTAATATTGTTTTGCAAGCACTAGCTGTGAACATTTGGGGTGGGCCATTAACAGCAAAATTTGTAGTTGCCAATCATCAACCAACAATTGGAATGCGACACTATGAGGATGAAGAGAACACTGGTCTACCTCTGTTTGACATAGATGGAAGTGTGTACCTAAGGAAGTGGATGAAATCTTCATCATGGTCTTCTGCCAGCTCTAttagcttttggaaaaatgcTTCTGTAAGGGAAGGAATAGTTTTAGGGAAGAATCTTGTAGTGGGAGGCAAGACTCTTGTAGAAAGGGCCTCTTCAAATTGTAGAGAAAGGAGCCAAATAATTGAGAAAACTCAGGCAACTATTGATGCTGCAGTGCTTGAAGGAATCCCCAGCAATATTGATCTTCTAAAG GAAATACTGCTTCCAGTTATAATTATTGGACAGTCATTTGACAAGCTGAGGCGCTGGGAGAAGCCATCTCAGACTATTTTGTTTCTTGCGTTTGCATATATTCTAATTTTCAG GAACTTGCTCACCTATGTATTTCCTTCTATCCTAATGTTTATGGCAACTGCTATGCTAGTCCTAAAGGGGCTCAAACAGCAGGGTCGTTTAGGGAGATACTTTGGAAAAATTACCATACAAGAACAACCACCATCAAGTACAATTGAGAAATTTATAGCCATTAAGGAAGCATTGAATGATGTGGAGAGATATTTTCAGAAGTTAAATGTCATACTTTTGAAGGTTCGAGCAATTTTCCTTGCAAGTCAACCACAG GTAACGACTGAGGTTGCTTTGATCCTGCTATTTTCTGCCACTGTTCTATATACTGTACCATTCAGATATATTTTTGCCTGCCTTCTCCTTGACACCTTTACAAGGGAACTTGAATTTCGGAAGGAGATGGTAAAGAAGTTTAGGAGGCTTCTGAAGGAGAGATGGGAAACTATACCTGTTACTCCTGTAATTGTATTACCATATGAGAGCGACCAGTCTAAGAATGCTGAGTCAACCATAAGATTGAATGAAACTAGACAAGTTACCTCTAGTGATGAGAAAAACATTGAACCAAGATAG